From a single Aspergillus puulaauensis MK2 DNA, chromosome 2, nearly complete sequence genomic region:
- a CDS encoding SDR family NAD(P)-dependent oxidoreductase (COG:Q;~EggNog:ENOG410PIVB;~InterPro:IPR002347,IPR036291,IPR020904;~PFAM:PF00106,PF13561,PF08659;~go_function: GO:0016491 - oxidoreductase activity [Evidence IEA];~go_process: GO:0055114 - oxidation-reduction process [Evidence IEA]): MSLDTLGLFNVKGRVALVTGGSSGIGLMISRGLVSNGAKVYLVALLSDPISETVRELNELGRFGGSAEGIACDVSSKGAIKHLAETISSKEPALDMLISNAGIRRDPSRPCDVLTAPLAELQASMWSIDGKDWEDTFRVNTTAHYFLSVAFLPLLAAAADRNLDSNEGRKGRDEGRGVVVVTSSCASMHNATNVDLTSYASSKAATDHLVRLLAAKYNRFYVRVVGINPGFVPSNMNPVGAEGNIFSSLFDKVPARRAGNAEDIAGTVLYLVSKAGAYVDGISLCVDGGRILLANGQE, from the exons ATGTCTCTTGACACCCTCGGGCTGTTCAATGTCAAAGGCCGCGTTGCGCTGGTCACCGGCGGAAGCAGTGGCATAGGGCTCATGATCTCTAGG GGCCTGGTATCAAACGGGGCAAAAGTATATCTAGTCGCTCTCCTCAGCGACCCCATATCAGAAACCGTCCGCGAGCTGAATGAATTAGGTCGCTTCGGTGGAAGCGCAGAAGG AATCGCCTGCGACGTCTCATCCAAAGGCGCAATAAAGCACCTCGCCGAAACAATCTCGTCCAAAGAGCCAGCTCTGGACATGCTCATCTCCAACGCCGGAATCCGGCGCGATCCCTCTCGACCATGCGACGTCCTCACTGCACCACTGGCGGAACTCCAGGCCTCGATGTGGTCCATTGATGGTAAGGACTGGGAGGATACGTTCCGGGTGAACACCACCGCGCACTATTTCCTCAGCGTCGCTTTTCTCCCGCTgcttgctgcggcggcggatcGAAACCTCGACAGTAACGAAGGCAGGAAAGGTCGTGATGAAGGGCGCGGAGTCGTTGTGGTGACGAGTTCCTGCGCGAGCATGCATAATGCGACGAATGTAGACTTGACGAGCTATGCGTCTAGTAAAGCTGCTACGGATCATCTGGTTAGGTTGTTGGCGGCCAAGTATAACCGGTTCTATGTGCGCGTTGTGGGCATCAATCCGGGCT TCGTTCCTAGCAACATGAACCCTGTGGGCGCGGAGGGGAATATCTTCAGCTCGCTGTTCGACAAGGTCCCGGCCAGGCGGGCAGGCAATGCTGAGGACATTGCTGGGACGGTTTTGTATCTGGTTAGCAAGGCTGGA GCATATGTCGACGGAATCTCGCTTTGTGTCGATGGCGGCCGCATTTTGTTGGCGAATGGACAGGAATGA
- the ERG11_1 gene encoding cytochrome P450 (COG:Q;~EggNog:ENOG410PFY8;~InterPro:IPR001128,IPR002403,IPR017972,IPR036396;~PFAM:PF00067;~TransMembrane:2 (o6-24i36-53o);~go_function: GO:0004497 - monooxygenase activity [Evidence IEA];~go_function: GO:0005506 - iron ion binding [Evidence IEA];~go_function: GO:0016705 - oxidoreductase activity, acting on paired donors, with incorporation or reduction of molecular oxygen [Evidence IEA];~go_function: GO:0020037 - heme binding [Evidence IEA];~go_process: GO:0055114 - oxidation-reduction process [Evidence IEA]), whose protein sequence is MISPVLFSAYALVSVVVTIILNVARQILFRNKNEPPMVFHWLPFVGSTITYGMNPYNFFFSCREKYGDIFTFVMLGKKTTVYLGIKGNDFILNGKLKDVNAEEVYGPLTTPVFGSDVVYDCPNSKLMEQKKFIKFGLTQSALESHVQLIEAEVLDYLKTSPRFKGNSGVLDAPAAMAELTIFTAGSALQGEEVRKKLTTGFADLFHDLEQGFTPINFILPWAPLPQNRKRDIAHAQLRATYMDIINDRRKKTEPQTPDMLWNLMNSTYKNGTPVPDKEIAHMMITLLMAGQHSSSSISAWVLLRLASEPRILEELYQEQLDNLKHDSNGQFEPLQYKDLDLLPFHKSVIKETLRVHLSIHSILRKVKNPMPVPGTSYVVPASHVLLASPGATALSDEYFPNANVWNPRRWDNQQAGKEEEEGGELIDYGYGAVSKGTNNPYLPFGGGRHRCIGEKFAYVNLGVIVATIVRNLKLYNVGDRKGVPPTDYSSMFLGAMQPAVVGWERRFPESS, encoded by the exons ATGATCTCGCCAGTTCTGTTTAGTGCCTACGCCCTTGTGAGCGTAGTTGTCACGATTATCTTGAATGTCGCTCGTCAGATTCTCTTCCGTAACAAGAATGAGCCTCCAATGGTCTTTCACTGGCTCCCATTCGTGGGCAGTACCATCACTTACGGAATGAACCCTtacaacttcttcttctcttgcAGGGAAAAG TACGGCgacatcttcaccttcgtGATGCTCGGAAAGAAGACAACGGTGTATCTGGGAATCAAGGGCAACGACTTCATCCTCAACGGAAAGCTCAAGGATGTCAACGCAGAGGAGGTCTATGGCCCACTCACGACGCCTGTTTTCGGATCTGACGTTGTCTACGATTGTCCCAATTCCAAGCTCATGGAGCAGAAGAAGTTCATCAAATTCGGCCTCACCCAAAGCGCACTCGAATCGCATGTCCAATTGATTGAAGCGGAAGTTCTGGACTACCTCAAGACATCTCCACGGTTCAAGGGGAACTCGGGGGTGCTTGACGCACCGGCGGCCATGGCTGAGCTTACCATCTTCACTGCTGGTAGCGCACTTCAAGGGGAGGAAGTGCGCAAGAAGCTCACCACTGGATTCGCTGACCTCTTCCACGACCTTGAACAGGGTTTTACTCCAATCAACTTTATCCTCCCATGGGCACCGCTTCCGCAGAACCGCAAGCGTGACATTGCTCACGCTCAGTTACGAGCAACATACATGGATATTATCAATGACCGACGCAAGAAAACCGAGCCACAAACTCCCGATATGCTTTGGAACCTCATGAACTCTACGTACAAGAATGGCACCCCTGTACCAGACAAGGAGATTGCCCATATGATGATTACCCTTCTCATGGCCGGCCAACactcgtcttcgtcaatCAGTGCCTGGGTCCTGCTCAGGCTGGCGTCGGAACCTCGGATTCTGGAAGAACTCTACCAAGAACAGCTCGACAACCTTAAACATGATAGCAATGGGCAATTTGAACCTCTACAGTACAAAgaccttgatcttcttccattcCACAAGAGCGTCATCAAAGAAACACTCCGAGTCCACCTGTCCATTCACTCCATTCTCCGCAAAGTGAAAAACCCAATGCCAGTTCCCGGCACATCCTACGTTGTCCCGGCTAGCCATGTCCTTCTTGCCTCTCCCGGTGCGACTGCGCTCAGCGACGAGTACTTCCCCAACGCAAACGTCTGGAACCCACGCCGCTGGGATAACCAACAAGccggcaaggaagaagaagagggtggAGAGCTAATTGACTACGGCTATGGCGCGGTGTCAAAGGGCACGAACAACCCGTATCTCCCGTTTGGCGGAGGTCGACACCGGTGTATCGGCGAGAAGTTCGCATATGTCAATCTTGGGGTCATTGTCGCGACTATTGTGCGCAACCTGAAGCTCTACAACGTGGGCGACAGGAAGGGCGTTCCTCCGACTGACTACTCGTCGATGTTCTTGGGCGCCATGCAGCCggctgttgttggctggGAACGGCGTTTCCCTGAGAGTTCGTAG
- a CDS encoding uncharacterized protein (COG:O;~EggNog:ENOG410PIT1;~InterPro:IPR008913,IPR037274;~PFAM:PF05495;~go_function: GO:0008270 - zinc ion binding [Evidence IEA]), whose product MSGRPITSTPNAGNSVGQRPISQTESSNPREFQINQLRRRFRPTESTDESGITLSFGLVPSDPDFPFELDRLECALHVPSKYPGQGRPSLKVDNPEIGAAFQENVSRGFDDIVDSSMRMSGRGTLLNWINTLDRHLERLLTTTERGPTLKFVQNAKKEEAVSEPLVNNLSSLSLTPEPKPKRVVPPPVIEARPVYTAEERAQAEKRRAVETKQLEARLGRLPLFQKVRDGSSFIIPIQPTKVDRLPIALRAVKTVRLSVPALYPLEPSSVELQGVRGAEAHSVEVGFSQWIKDHSQLNLVSQINYLASNIHNFAKTVVKETEPQQPEPEPEPAMPEEPQPTETADHSIIDEDKPHLHVIQRPPEWTVGGGTSGSDETDISTTDDDFSDDEEDGGAPVPDMPEPTTEYGVALSFPYLELYGIELLELVGLYITVKCDRCKEQLDVRNIPQTKDSSGALSPKVEVCKKCSNSMSIGFRRLLIHQNSTRAGYLDLDGCTVVDLLPSGFIPTCAECSTPFPGPGIVAVRGESAMANCRQCHRKMVFKLPEVKFLRVGSAAFTSRERAPTRKKPKEILGIVAGQELPRRGRCMHYSKSYRWFRFGCCAKVFPCDKCHDAATDHPNEHANRMICGFCSREQIYRPENCGICRAYLIGKAGSGFWEGGKGTRNRALMSRKDPRKYKRRGGTKPGSASSSKKK is encoded by the exons ATGTCTGGCCGTCCGATAACCTCCACCCCCAATGCTGGCAACAGTGTTGGCCAACGTCCAATCTCCCAGACAGAGAGCTCAAACCCGAGAGAATTTCAGATCAACCAACTCAGGCGGCGCTTTCGCCCTACAGAGAGCACCGATGAGTCGGGAATCACATTATCCTTCGGGCTAGTTCCTTCGGATCCAGACTTTCCTTTCGAGCTGGACCGCTTAGAATGTGCTCTACACGTACCCTCGAAGTATCCCGGGCAGGGACGGCCCTCCCTGAAAGTGGATAACCCTGAAATCGGAGCCGCATTCCAGGAGAATGTGTCCAGGGGATTTGACGACATCGTTGATAGCTCGATGAGAATGAGCGGGCGTGGAACCCTCCTCAACTGGATCAATACGCTGGACCGACATCTGGAGAGACTCCTTACCACTACTGAGCGTGGACCAACTCTCAAGTTTGTACAGAAcgccaagaaggaagaggctgtTAGCGAACCCTTGGTGAACAATCTGAGCTCACTATCATTGACGCCAGAGCCTAAACCTAAGAGAGTGGTTCCCCCGCCAGTGATTGAGGCCCGTCCAGTTTACACAGCTGAAGAGAGGGCTCAGGCAGAGAAGCGGAGGGCAGTCGAAACAAAACAGCTTGAAGCTCGCCTTGGAAGATTGCCGCTATTCCAGAAAGTTAGAGATGGTTCCTCGTTCATCATACCTATCCAGCCCACAAAGGTCGACCGGCTCCCAATTGCACTTCGGGCAGTCAAAACAGTCAGACTTTCAGTCCCCGCACTGTATCCCCTCGAACCTAGTTCCGTTGAGCTACAAGGGGTTCGTGGGGCCGAGGCGCATTCCGTTGAAGTTGGTTTCTCGCAATGGATCAAGGACCATTCTCAACTAAACCTGGTATCACAAATAAATTACTTAGCTAGCAATATTCATAACTTTGCGAAGACCGTCGTCAAGGAGACCGAGCCGCAGCAGCCCGAGCCCGAGCCCGAGCCCGCAATGCCAGAAGAACCACAGCCCACGGAAACTGCGGATCATTCGATCATAGACGAAGATAAGCCGCATCTTCACGTTATTCAACGGCCCCCGGAATGGACAGTCGGTGGTGGCACGAGTGGCAGCGATGAGACCGATATTTCTACGACTGACGACGACTTTtcagacgacgaagaggacggtgGTGCACCGGTACCAGATATGCCAGAGCCAACAACTGAGTACGGTGTTGCTCTATCTTTCCCATACCTGGAACTTTATGGAATTGAActtcttgagcttgttgGCCTCTATATTACAGTCAAGTGTGACCGATGCAAAGAACAGTTGGATGTAAGGAATATACCCCAGACCAAAGACAGCAGTGGCGCATTGTCGCCGAAGGTGGAGGTCTGCAAGAAATGCTCAAACTCAATGAGTATTG GGTTCCGTCGGTTGTTAATACACCAAAACTCTACGCGTGCGGGATATCTGGACCTGGACGGCTGTACAGTTGTGGATCTTCTCCCTAG TGGGTTCATCCCAACATGTGCAGAGTGTTCAACTCCTTTTCCCGGGCCAGGGATAGTCGCAGTCCGCGGTGAAAGCGCCATGGCCAACTGCCGGCAGTGCCATCGTAAAATGG TTTTCAAACTTCCTGAGGTGAAATTTCTCAGAGTAGGGTCTGCAGCAT TCACGTCTCGCGAGCGTGCCCCAACAAGGAAGAAG ccaaaggAAATCCTTGGCATCGTAGCAGGCCAAGAATTACCCCGTCGCGGCCGATGCATGCACTATAGCAAAAGCTACCGCTGGTTCAG ATTCGGCTGCTGTGCTAAAGTCTTTCCCTGCGACAA ATGCCACGACGCAGCTACGGACCATCCAAATGAACACGCTAACCGCATGATCTG TGGCTTCTGTTCTCGCGAGCAAATCTACCGCCCCGAAAACTGCGGGATCTGTCGTGCGTACCTTATCGGGAAAGCAGGAAGCGGATTCTGGGAAGGAGGAAAGGGGACGAGGAATAGAGCCCTGATGAGTAGGAAAG ACCCGCGGAAATATAAACGGCGCGGAGGGACGAAGCCTGGGAGTGCGagctcgtcgaagaagaagtaa
- a CDS encoding 4-hydroxyphenylpyruvate dioxygenase family protein (COG:E;~EggNog:ENOG410PJ65;~InterPro:IPR037523,IPR041735,IPR041736,IPR029068, IPR004360,IPR005956;~PFAM:PF00903;~go_function: GO:0003868 - 4-hydroxyphenylpyruvate dioxygenase activity [Evidence IEA];~go_function: GO:0016701 - oxidoreductase activity, acting on single donors with incorporation of molecular oxygen [Evidence IEA];~go_process: GO:0009072 - aromatic amino acid family metabolic process [Evidence IEA];~go_process: GO:0055114 - oxidation-reduction process [Evidence IEA]), translating to MAPSAISEPPSSTSLPSSIASYRGYDHVHWYVGNAKQAASYYITRMGFKRVAYRGLETKSRAICSHVIRNGTITFVLTSPLRSLDQMDRFSPEEQEHLREIHHHLEQHGDGVKDVAFEVDSVDAVYGAAVANGAKAVKDPKTLEDENGRVTVATIQTYGQTTHTLIERGAYRGVFLPGYRVESGAEDPISAMLPDVQLNRIDHCVGNQDWDEMDKVCEYYEKALGFHRFWSVDDKDICTEFSALKSIVMSSPNEVVKMPINEPAKGKKQSQIEEYVDFYNGAGVQHIALLTDDIIRDITNLKARGVEFIKVPDTYYEDIKIRLKKAGLKLHEDFETIRALDILIDFDENGYLLQLFTKHLMDRPTVFMEIIQRHNFSGFGAGNFKSLFEAIEREQELRGNLV from the exons ATGGCTCCCTCAGCAATCTCCGAGCCTCCCTCCTCTACCAGCTTACCCTCCTCCATTGCCAGCTACCGCGGCTATGACCACGTCCACTGGTACGTCGGCAACGCCAAACAAGCAGCCTCATACTACATCACCCGCATGGGCTTCAAGCGAGTTGCCTACCGCGGCCTCGAGACAAAGTCGCGCGCCATCTGCTCCCACGTCATCCGCAATGGAACCATCACCTTCGTCCTGACCTCGCCCCTCCGCTCCCTAGACCAGATGGACCGCTTCTCAccagaagagcaagaacacCTAAGAGagatccaccaccacctcgaGCAGCACGGAGACGGCGTAAAAGATGTTGCCTTTGAAGTTGACTCTGTCGACGCTGTGTACGGTGCTGCTGTAGCCAACGGCGCCAAGGCTGTGAAGGACCCTAAGACGCTAGAAGATGAGAACGGCCGTGTGACGGTGGCGACGATCCAGACTTATGGACAGACAACGCATACTCTGATCGAGAGGGGTGCGTATCGGGGGGTATTCCTGCCCGGATATCGGGTTGAGTCTGGTGCTGAGGACCCCATTTCTGCTATGCTGCCGGATGTGCAGCTGAACCGCATCGACCACTGCGTTGGCAACCAGGACtgggatgagatggataAGGTTTGCGAATA CTATGAGAAAGCCCTCGGATTCCACCGCTTCTGGTCTGTcgatgacaaggacatcTGCAC CGAGTTCTCCGCCCTAAAGAGTATCGTCATGTCGTCGCCCAACGAAGTCGTCAAAATGCCCATTAACGAGCCCGCAAAGGGCAAGAAGCAATCCCAGATCGAGGAATACGTAGACTTCTACAACGGCGCTGGTGTGCAGCACATCGCGCTCCTCACAGACGACATCATCCGTGACATCACAAACCTCAAGGCGCGCGGTGTCGAGTTCATCAAGGTCCCGGATACTTACTacgaggatatcaagatccggctgaagaaggctgggCTGAAGCTGCATGAGGACTTTGAGACTATTCGTGCTCTAGACATTCTCATTGACTTTGACGAGAACGGGTATCTGCTGCAATTGTTCACCAAG CACCTCATGGACCGTCCAACGGTTTTCATGGAGATTATCCAGCGTCACAACTTCTCTGGATTCGGTGCCGGGAATTTCAAGTCGTTGTTCGAAGCTATTGAGAGGGAGCAGGAGCTTCGTGGGAATCTTGTCTAA
- the hmgX gene encoding protein hmgX (COG:S;~EggNog:ENOG410PQI0;~InterPro:IPR038906) has product MSAAASITATKPSLTTNDSAVLQALFDAESSPSSGVTVDSALPQLPSHLNISAKEHSFLQAREKEIITPLASTTQPTPETLQSAINAFDALITQHPTYPSAYANRAQVLRMLIEPEQQQSSPETKNENENTTPDFFTPSATPFLSTLLSDLGQAITLSTPESPADPVSPSQARLLADSHTHRAYLLLKISRQLKSKNAEDAEAIPERLRELGSEGLEEMASRDFFFGGRYGNKVAQQMAVQTNPYAKMCGAIVKEAMRKEVEG; this is encoded by the coding sequence ATGTCTGCCGCAGCGTCAATCACCGCAACCAAACCCTCCCTCACAACCAACGACTCGGCCGTCCTCCAGGCTCTCTTCGACGCCgaatcctctccctcctcaggTGTCACCGTCGACTCGGCTCTCCCCCAACTCCCATCACAcctcaacatctccgccAAAGAGCACTCTTTCCTCCAAGCccgcgagaaggagatcATCACACCGCtagcatcaacaacacagcCAACACCAGAAACCCTACAGTCAGCAATCAATGCCTTCGACGCACTCATCACCCAGCACCCAACATATCCCTCCGCCTACGCAAACAGAGCTCAAGTGCTACGAATGTTAATCGAGCCTGAACAGCAACAATCCTCACCAGAAACCAAAAACGAAAACGAAAACACAACTCCAGACTTCTTTACTCCCTCCGCCACCCCATTCCTCTCCACCCTCCTCTCAGACCTAGGCCAGGCAATCACCCTCTCAACACCAGAGTCACCCGCGGACCCAGTCTCCCCATCCCAAGCACGGCTTCTCGCGGACTCACACACACACCGCGCCTATCTACTCCTCAAGATATCCCGGCAGCTCAAAAGCAAGAATGCAGAAGATGCCGAAGCTATCCCGGAGAGACTGAGAGAGCTGGGGTCCGAGGGGCTAGAGGAGATGGCAAGTCGGGATTTCTTTTTCGGTGGGCGCTACGGCAATAAAGTCGCGCAGCAGATGGCTGTGCAGACGAATCCGTATGCGAAGATGTGTGGGGCTATTGTGAAggaggcgatgaggaaggaggttgaggggtAG
- the hmgA gene encoding putative homogentisate 1,2-dioxygenase (HmgA) (COG:E;~EggNog:ENOG410PM1W;~InterPro:IPR014710,IPR011051,IPR005708;~PFAM:PF04209;~go_function: GO:0004411 - homogentisate 1,2-dioxygenase activity [Evidence IEA];~go_process: GO:0006559 - L-phenylalanine catabolic process [Evidence IEA];~go_process: GO:0006570 - tyrosine metabolic process [Evidence IEA];~go_process: GO:0055114 - oxidation-reduction process [Evidence IEA]), translating into MPVTNFAYKDPYSYQNGFDSYHESEAIEGALPIGHNSPQKAPYGLYAEKLSGTAFTAPRRENRQTWVYRILPAAAHENFAEEEASSYHTLTDAKKLHHIPNQLRWNPFDLDETVDWVHGLHLVAGSGDPTVKQGLGILLYAAGKSMENEAFYSADGDFLIVAQHGVLDIQTELGRLVVRPNEICVIPRGVRYRVTLPDGPVRGYICELYQGHYELPELGPIGSNGLANARDFQAPVASFEDEEGPSEYRLYSKFNNHLYSARQDHTPFDIVAWHGNYYPYKYDLGRFNTIGSVSFDHPDPSIYTVLTGPSDHVGTAIADFVIFPPRWLVAEKTFRPPWYHRNTMSEFMGLITGNYDAKTGGGFQPAGASLHNIMSAHGPDSDAFEGASNAELKPAKVGDGSMAFMFESSLMVGVSEWGLKTCQKVQEEYNEHSWRPLKRHFKDPRKA; encoded by the exons ATGCCGGTCACCAACTTCGCCTACAAAGACCCCTACTCGTATCAGAATGGATTCGATTCCTATCATGA GTCTGAAGCTATTGAGGGAGCTCTCCCCATAGGCCACAATTCTCCCCAGAAAGCACCTTACGGCCTCTACGCAGAAAAGCTATCCGGAACTGCCTTCACTGCCCCGCGGCGCGAGAACAGACAAACCTGGGTTTATCGTATCCTTCCCGCCGCGGCACACGAGAACTttgccgaagaggaagcaagTTCCTACCACACACTCACAGACGCAAAAAAGCTCCACCACATTCCCAATCAGCTTCGTTGGAACCCATTCGATCTGGACGAAACCGTCGACTGGGTTCATGGATTGCACCTCGTAGCTGGGTCTGGGGACCCCACAGTAAAACAGGGTCTGGGAATTCTGCTGTATGCAGCGGGTAAGAGCATGGAGAATGAAGCCTTTTATTCCGCGGATGGAGACTTCCTTATCGTCGCCCAACATGGTGTGCTGGATATTCAAACCGAGCTTGGTCGCTTGGTGGTTCGTCCGAATGAGATATGTGTAATCCCTCGTGGAGTTAG ATACCGTGTCACACTACCCGATGGCCCCGTGAGAGGTTACATCTGCGAACTTTACCAGGGTCACTATGAACTCCCCGAGCTGGGACCCATTGGATCCAACGGTCTTGCCAACGCCAGAGATTTCCAAGCACCAGTGGCCTCctttgaggacgaagaagggCCATCGGAATACCGACTATACAGCAAGttcaacaaccacctctACTCTGCTCGTCAGGACCACACACCGTTCGACATCGTCGCCTGGCACGGCAACTACTACCCATATAAATACGACCTGGGccgcttcaacaccatcggCTCCGTTTCATTCGACCACCCCGATCCCTCAATTTACACTGTGCTCACAGGGCCTTCTGACCACGTGGGCACGGCCATTGCAGACTTTGTAATTTTCCCACCCCGATGGCTGGTCGCAGAGAAAACCTTCCGTCCGCCGTGGTATCACCGTAACACCATGTCTGAGTTTATGGGTCTGATTACCGGGAATTATGATGCAAAGACCGGAGGTGGCTTTCAACCGGCTGGTGCAAGCTTGCACAATATAATGAGTGCTCATGGACCAGACTCGGATGCCTTCGAGGGAGCAAGCAATGCCGAACTGAAGCCAGCGAAGGTTGGAGATGGAAGCATGGCTTTCATGTTTGAAAG TTCTCTCATGGTTGGGGTATCAGAATGGGGTCTGAAGACCTGCCAGAAGGTGCAAGAGGAGTATAACGAACACAGCTGGCGTCCACTGAAGAGACACTTCAAGGACCCCAGGAAGGCATAA
- the fahA gene encoding fumarylacetoacetate hydrolase FahA (COG:G;~EggNog:ENOG410PIEU;~InterPro:IPR015377,IPR036462,IPR036663,IPR011234, IPR005959;~PFAM:PF09298,PF01557;~go_function: GO:0003824 - catalytic activity [Evidence IEA];~go_function: GO:0004334 - fumarylacetoacetase activity [Evidence IEA];~go_process: GO:0009072 - aromatic amino acid family metabolic process [Evidence IEA]) → MASWLQIPKNSPFSLANIPFGIISSSKISARVPAVAVGDYALNLSAFAASGGFSQLPAIQSHLNVFNQPTLNAFAALGRPVHRQVREYIQKVFSTETPFPQVLKDNASLQQEALLPLSEVTNHVPMQIGDYTDFYAGLNHAYNIGVLFRGPDNALQPNYTHLPVAYHGRASSVVASGTPLHRPQGQILTNPAATPKVPTFSPCKKLDIELEMAFFVSTPNDLGHPVHIDNAEDHIFGVVLMNDWSARDIQAWEYVPLGPFNAKNFGTTITPWVVLTDALEPFRTSGLEPGNRESLLPYLREKRAENAYDIPLEVEVTNAGGKATVISNSNAKNLLYSFPQMLAHHTITGCNLNTGDLLGSGTISGKDKQTEGSFLEQTNGKTPIKLADGSERFFLEDGDTVVLRGKAGTEGNYVGFGDCVGTILPPVKLNL, encoded by the coding sequence ATGGCTTCCTGGCTACAAATCCCCAAAAACTCGCCCTTCTCGCTGGCAAACATCCCATTCGGCATCATTTCATCGTCTAAGATCTCAGCGCGAGTTCCTGCAGTTGCAGTTGGAGATTATGCATTGAACCTGAGCGCGTTCGCCGCGTCCGGCGGTTTCTCTCAGCTTCCCGCTATCCAGTCGCATTTGAACGTTTTCAACCAGCCTACTCTGAACGCCTTCGCAGCTCTCGGTCGGCCAGTGCACCGACAAGTCCGTGAATACATCCAAAAGGTCTTCAGCACAGAGACACCATTCCCCCAGGTTCTCAAGGACAATGCCTCCCTTCAGCAGGAAGCCCTCCTACCGCTGTCGGAGGTAACCAACCACGTCCCCATGCAAATTGGCGATTACACGGACTTCTACGCTGGTCTTAACCACGCCTATAATATTGGAGTTCTTTTCCGTGGACCGGATAATGCTCTGCAACCAAACTACACACACCTCCCAGTGGCTTACCATGGCCGTGCCTCGTCCGTGGTCGCCTCTGGCACCCCTCTCCACCGTCCCCAGGGACAGATCCTAACCAACCCAGCTGCCACTCCCAAGGTTCCTACCTTCTCCCCATGCAAAAAGCTAGATATCGAGCTCGAAATGGCATTCTTCGTGTCAACCCCTAATGACTTGGGACACCCCGTTCACATCGACAATGCCGAAGATCACATCTTCGGAGTGGTGCTCATGAACGACTGGTCCGCGCGTGACATCCAAGCCTGGGAATATGTTCCATTGGGTCCCTTCAATGCGAAGAACTTTGGCACAACAATCACTCCTTGGGTCGTCCTTACCGATGCCCTTGAGCCCTTCCGCACCTCTGGTTTGGAGCCCGGAAACCGGGAATCCCTCCTGCCGTACCTTCGGGAAAAGCGCGCTGAGAATGCCTACGATATCCCACTTGAGGTTGAGGTCACCAACGCGGGCGGCAAAGCTACTGTGATCTCCAACAGTAACGCTAAGAACCTCTTATACTCTTTCCCTCAGATGCTGGCCCACCATACCATCACGGGTTGCAACTTGAACACGGGTGATCTTCTGGGCAGCGGTACTATCTCTGGCAAGGACAAGCAAACAGAGGGCAGTTTCCTCGAGCAGACAAATGGAAAGACCCCGATTAAACTTGCGGATGGCTCTgagcgcttcttcttggaggaCGGTGACACCGTGGTTCTTCGTGGTAAGGCCGGGACGGAAGGAAACTATGTAGGGTTTGGCGACTGTGTGGGCACTATCCTTCCCCCTGTGAAGCTCAACCTTTAA